A genomic window from Pantoea alhagi includes:
- the hrpA gene encoding ATP-dependent RNA helicase HrpA, with product MSVESNTSPLAPFWARLDSVTLRDRQRLQRRLHGAKKVKNPTAWQSIAEELEKEFALAEQRLQQRQAATPVIRFPENLPVSQKQQEIADAIRDHQVIIVAGETGSGKTTQLPKICLTLGRGVKGLIGHTQPRRLAARTVANRIADELETSLGGCVGYKVRFNDQVSDNTQIKLMTDGILLAEIQQDRLLMQYDTIIIDEAHERSLNIDFLLGYLRELLPRRPDLKVIITSATIDPQRFSRHFNNAPVVEVSGRTYPVEVRYRPVVNDVDDSDRDQLQAIFDAVDELAQESSGDILIFMSGEREIRDTADALSKRDLPHTEILPLYARLSNAEQNRVFQSHSGRRIVLATNVAETSLTVPGIKYVIDPGTARISRYSYRTKVQRLPIEPVSQASANQRKGRCGRVSEGICIRLYSEEDFLSRPEFTDPEILRTNLASVILQMTALGLGDISAFPFVEAPDKRNIQDGVRLLEELGAITEEENGRYRLTPSGRQLAQLPVDPRLARMVLEAQKYGCVREVMIIVAALSIQDPRERPVEKQQAADEKHRRFADKESDFIAFVNLWNYLQEQQKALSGNAFRRQCKTDYLNYLRVREWQDIYTQLRQVVRELGMPVNSEPAPYREIHTALLTGLLSHIGMKDAEKQEFSGARNARFSIFPGSSLFKKPPKWAMVAELVETSRLWGRIAARIDPEWIEPIAQHLLKRSYSEPHWEKAQGAVMAMEKVTLYGLPIVNARKVNYGKIDPQLSRELFIRHALVEGDWQTRHAFFKANQKLRSEVEDLEHKSRRRDILVDDETLFAFYDSRVAHEVVSARHFDSWWKKASQQTPDLLSFDKEMLIKQGADKVSKLDYPNFWQQGNLRLRLSYQFEPGADADGVTVHIPLPLLNQVEESGFEWQIPGLRRELIVALIKSLPKPVRRNFVPAPNYAEAFLGRVTSTEMPLLDALEREFRRMTGVTIDREAWQWDLVPDHLKITFRVLDEHNRKLKEGKDLTALKTALKSKVQETLSKVADDGLEQSGLHIWSFGDLPSQFEQKRGSYSVKAWPALVDEKDSVAIRLFDSQHEQQKMMWRGQRRLLLLNIPSPIKYLHEKLPNKAKLGLYFNPYGKVLELIDDCITCGIDKLMAENGGPAWKEEEYQQLHEKVRAGLNDTVVEIAKLVEQILTAVFNINKRLKGRVDMTMALGLSDIKAQMSGLVYRGFVTQNGWKRLPDTLRYLRAIERRLEKLPVDPHSDRARMLKVEQVQQAWQSWLNKLPPARRDDEDVQEIRWMIEELRVSYFAQQLGTPYPVSDKRILQAMEQIAA from the coding sequence ATGTCTGTCGAATCAAACACATCGCCGCTGGCCCCTTTCTGGGCGCGGCTGGATAGCGTGACGCTGCGGGATCGCCAGCGCCTGCAACGTCGCCTGCACGGTGCTAAAAAGGTAAAAAACCCAACGGCCTGGCAGAGTATCGCCGAGGAGCTGGAGAAAGAGTTTGCGCTGGCCGAACAGCGTTTGCAGCAGCGCCAGGCGGCGACGCCGGTTATTCGCTTCCCGGAGAATCTGCCGGTTAGCCAGAAACAGCAGGAGATTGCTGACGCCATTCGCGATCATCAGGTGATTATCGTGGCGGGTGAAACCGGCTCCGGTAAAACCACCCAGCTGCCGAAAATTTGTCTGACGCTGGGGCGCGGCGTCAAAGGATTGATCGGCCACACGCAGCCGCGTCGTCTGGCGGCGCGCACGGTAGCCAACCGTATTGCCGATGAGCTGGAAACCTCACTGGGCGGCTGCGTCGGCTATAAAGTGCGCTTTAACGATCAGGTCAGCGACAATACGCAGATCAAACTGATGACGGACGGTATTCTGCTGGCAGAAATCCAGCAGGACCGGCTGTTAATGCAGTACGACACCATCATTATTGATGAAGCGCATGAACGTAGCCTGAATATCGATTTTCTGCTGGGCTATCTGCGTGAGCTGTTGCCGCGCCGTCCCGATCTAAAAGTGATTATTACCTCGGCGACCATCGATCCGCAGCGCTTTTCACGCCATTTCAATAATGCGCCGGTGGTGGAAGTTTCCGGGCGCACGTATCCGGTCGAGGTGCGCTATCGTCCGGTGGTTAACGATGTGGATGACAGCGATCGCGATCAGCTGCAGGCAATTTTTGATGCGGTCGATGAGCTGGCACAGGAGAGCAGCGGCGATATCCTGATCTTTATGAGCGGCGAGCGTGAAATCCGTGATACCGCCGATGCGCTAAGCAAGCGCGACCTGCCGCATACGGAAATTCTGCCGCTTTATGCGCGCCTGTCCAACGCCGAGCAGAACCGGGTGTTTCAGTCACACAGCGGACGTCGCATCGTGCTGGCCACCAACGTCGCGGAAACTTCGCTTACGGTGCCCGGCATCAAATATGTTATCGACCCCGGCACTGCACGCATCAGCCGCTACAGCTACCGTACCAAAGTGCAACGCCTGCCGATCGAGCCGGTATCGCAGGCATCGGCTAATCAGCGCAAGGGGCGCTGTGGCCGCGTCTCTGAAGGGATCTGTATCCGTCTCTATTCCGAGGAAGATTTTTTAAGCCGCCCGGAATTTACCGACCCGGAGATTCTGCGTACCAACCTGGCATCGGTTATTTTGCAGATGACCGCGCTGGGGCTGGGCGATATCAGCGCCTTCCCGTTTGTTGAAGCACCCGATAAGCGCAATATTCAGGATGGCGTGCGCCTGCTGGAAGAGTTGGGCGCGATTACCGAAGAGGAAAATGGCCGCTATCGCCTGACGCCGTCGGGCCGCCAGCTGGCGCAGTTGCCGGTGGATCCGCGGCTGGCGCGGATGGTGCTGGAAGCGCAGAAATATGGCTGCGTGCGCGAAGTGATGATTATCGTCGCAGCGCTCTCAATTCAGGACCCGCGTGAGCGACCGGTAGAAAAGCAGCAGGCCGCTGATGAGAAACATCGGCGCTTCGCCGATAAAGAATCTGACTTTATCGCCTTCGTTAACCTGTGGAACTATCTCCAGGAGCAGCAGAAAGCGCTGTCCGGCAACGCTTTTCGTCGCCAGTGTAAAACAGACTATCTCAACTATCTGCGCGTGCGCGAATGGCAGGATATTTATACCCAGCTGCGCCAGGTCGTACGTGAACTGGGCATGCCGGTAAATAGCGAACCGGCGCCGTACCGTGAAATTCACACCGCACTGCTGACCGGTTTGCTGTCGCATATTGGCATGAAGGATGCCGAAAAGCAGGAGTTCAGCGGCGCGCGTAACGCCCGTTTCTCCATCTTCCCCGGCTCGTCGCTGTTTAAAAAGCCGCCAAAATGGGCCATGGTCGCGGAGCTGGTGGAAACCAGCCGACTATGGGGACGTATTGCCGCGCGGATCGATCCCGAATGGATCGAGCCGATTGCCCAGCATCTGCTAAAACGCAGCTACAGCGAACCGCACTGGGAGAAAGCGCAGGGCGCGGTGATGGCGATGGAAAAAGTGACGCTGTACGGCCTGCCTATCGTGAACGCGCGCAAGGTCAACTACGGCAAAATCGATCCGCAGCTGTCGCGTGAACTGTTTATTCGTCATGCGCTGGTCGAGGGCGACTGGCAAACGCGCCACGCCTTCTTTAAGGCCAACCAGAAGCTGCGCAGCGAAGTAGAAGATCTGGAGCATAAATCGCGCCGCCGCGACATTCTGGTGGACGATGAAACACTGTTTGCCTTTTATGACAGCCGCGTGGCGCATGAAGTGGTTTCCGCTCGTCACTTTGACAGCTGGTGGAAAAAGGCCAGTCAGCAAACGCCCGATCTGCTCAGTTTCGATAAAGAGATGTTGATTAAGCAGGGTGCGGATAAGGTCAGCAAACTGGATTATCCCAATTTCTGGCAACAGGGGAATCTCAGGCTACGCCTGAGCTATCAGTTTGAGCCCGGCGCTGATGCCGATGGCGTAACCGTGCATATTCCGCTGCCGCTGTTAAATCAGGTCGAAGAGAGCGGCTTTGAATGGCAAATTCCCGGTCTGCGCCGCGAGCTGATTGTGGCGCTGATTAAATCGCTGCCGAAGCCGGTTCGGCGTAATTTCGTGCCTGCGCCCAACTACGCCGAGGCATTTTTGGGGCGCGTGACCAGCACTGAAATGCCGTTACTGGATGCGCTGGAGCGCGAGTTCCGCCGCATGACCGGCGTGACTATTGACCGCGAGGCCTGGCAATGGGATCTGGTGCCCGATCACCTGAAAATAACGTTCCGCGTGCTGGATGAGCATAACCGCAAGCTGAAAGAAGGGAAGGATCTGACGGCCCTGAAGACGGCGCTGAAAAGCAAGGTTCAGGAAACGCTGTCGAAAGTGGCCGACGATGGGCTGGAGCAGAGCGGCTTGCATATCTGGAGCTTTGGCGATCTGCCCAGCCAGTTTGAGCAGAAGCGCGGCAGCTACAGCGTAAAGGCCTGGCCGGCGCTGGTGGATGAAAAAGATAGCGTGGCGATTCGCCTGTTTGACAGCCAGCATGAGCAGCAAAAAATGATGTGGCGCGGTCAGCGCCGTCTGCTGCTGTTGAACATTCCTTCGCCGATAAAATACCTGCATGAGAAACTGCCAAACAAAGCCAAGCTGGGGCTTTACTTTAATCCCTACGGCAAGGTGCTGGAGCTGATCGATGACTGTATTACCTGCGGTATAGATAAGCTGATGGCAGAAAATGGCGGGCCAGCCTGGAAAGAAGAGGAATATCAACAGCTGCATGAGAAAGTACGTGCCGGGCTGAACGACACGGTGGTGGAGATCGCCAAACTGGTCGAGCAGATCCTGACAGCGGTATTTAATATCAACAAACGGCTGAAAGGGCGCGTGGATATGACCATGGCGCTGGGGCTGTCAGATATTAAAGCACAGATGAGCGGCCTGGTTTACCGTGGTTTTGTGACCCAGAACGGCTGGAAACGTCTGCCCGATACGCTGCGTTACCTGCGGGCGATTGAGCGGCGGCTGGAGAAATTGCCGGTTGATCCGCACAGCGATCGGGCGCGTATGTTGAAAGTGGAGCAGGTGCAGCAGGCCTGGCAGAGTTGGCTGAATAAGCTGCCGCCTGCCCGTCGCGATGATGAGGATGTGCAGGAGATCCGCTGGATGATCGAAGAGCTACGTGTCAGCTATTTCGCTCAGCAGCTTGGCACGCCTTATCCTGTCTCTGATAAACGCATCCTGCAGGCAATGGAGCAGATTGCTGCCTGA
- a CDS encoding basic amino acid/polyamine antiporter, giving the protein MDKKLGLSALTALVLSSMLGAGVFSLPQNMAAVASPAALLIGWAITGAGILFLSLALLLLTRLKPELDGGIFTYARDGFGELVGFSSAWGYWLCAVIANVSYLVIVFSALSFFTDSPGHVIFGDGNTWQAMLGASLLLWLVHWLVLRGVQTAASINMLATLGKLVPLGLFVVLAIIAFNLDRFRFDFTGVELGQPVWEQVKQTMLITLWVFIGVEGAVVVSARARNKRDVGKATLLAVLAALTVYLLVTLLSLGIVPRAELAEMRNPSMAGLMTKLIGSWGNAVIALGLVVSVCGAYLSWTIMAAEVPLIAAQQGAFPRSLSRQNRHNAPSASLWLTNGSVQVCLILIWLTNSDYNTLLTIASEMVLVPYFLVGAYLLKLVWNKGEAWMTAVALGACIYGLWLLYASGPLHLLLSVVLYAPGMLLFLFARRGGRAFSALSMVERVAIALLVVGAFPATWMLMK; this is encoded by the coding sequence TTGGACAAAAAATTAGGCCTTAGCGCGCTGACCGCGCTGGTACTCAGCTCCATGCTGGGCGCAGGGGTTTTTAGCCTGCCGCAAAATATGGCTGCGGTAGCCAGCCCCGCCGCGCTTCTTATCGGTTGGGCCATTACCGGCGCGGGTATTCTGTTTCTTTCGCTGGCGCTGCTGCTGTTGACGCGCCTGAAGCCGGAGCTGGACGGCGGAATTTTTACCTATGCCCGCGATGGGTTCGGCGAACTGGTGGGCTTTAGCTCCGCCTGGGGTTACTGGCTGTGCGCCGTGATCGCCAATGTTTCTTATCTGGTTATCGTGTTCTCTGCCCTGAGCTTTTTTACCGACTCCCCGGGGCATGTGATTTTTGGCGATGGCAATACCTGGCAGGCGATGCTCGGCGCTTCGCTGCTGCTGTGGCTGGTCCACTGGCTGGTTTTACGCGGCGTGCAGACAGCGGCCAGTATTAATATGCTCGCCACATTGGGCAAACTGGTGCCGCTCGGCCTGTTCGTGGTGCTGGCGATAATTGCTTTTAACCTTGACCGGTTCCGCTTCGATTTTACCGGCGTTGAGCTGGGGCAGCCGGTTTGGGAGCAGGTCAAGCAAACCATGCTGATTACGCTGTGGGTATTTATCGGCGTAGAGGGCGCGGTGGTGGTTTCAGCACGGGCGCGTAATAAACGCGACGTCGGTAAAGCCACGCTGCTGGCGGTACTGGCGGCCCTTACCGTTTATCTGCTGGTTACTCTGCTCTCGCTGGGTATTGTGCCACGCGCTGAGCTGGCGGAGATGCGCAATCCCTCTATGGCCGGATTGATGACCAAACTGATTGGCTCATGGGGTAATGCAGTTATCGCGCTGGGGCTGGTGGTTTCCGTATGCGGTGCCTATCTGAGCTGGACGATTATGGCTGCCGAAGTGCCTTTAATCGCAGCACAGCAGGGGGCGTTTCCGCGTAGCCTTAGCAGGCAAAATCGTCATAACGCCCCTTCTGCCTCGCTGTGGTTAACCAACGGCAGCGTGCAGGTTTGCCTGATCTTAATCTGGTTAACCAATTCTGATTACAACACGCTGCTGACCATCGCGTCGGAAATGGTGCTGGTGCCCTATTTTCTGGTAGGCGCGTATTTGCTGAAGCTGGTGTGGAACAAAGGCGAGGCATGGATGACGGCGGTGGCGCTGGGCGCCTGCATATATGGCCTGTGGCTGCTTTATGCTTCCGGCCCGCTGCATCTGCTGCTGTCGGTGGTTCTCTACGCGCCGGGTATGCTGCTGTTTCTGTTTGCCCGCCGTGGCGGTCGGGCATTCAGTGCGCTGAGCATGGTCGAACGTGTTGCCATCGCTCTGCTGGTGGTGGGCGCCTTTCCGGCGACATGGATGTTAATGAAGTAA
- the rstA gene encoding two-component system response regulator RstA gives MNKIVFVEDDPEVGELIAAWLSRHGLEVIIESRGDRAEEVIAREQPDLVMLDIMLPGKDGMTLCRDLRASWPGPIVLLTSLDSDMNHILSLEMGANDYILKTTPPAVLLARLRLHLRQASVAQHDEIAPAVNSQKTLRFGSLTIDPLNRQVTLGDEVIALSTADYDLLWELAIHAGQILNRDALLKTLRGVSYDGMDRSIDVAISRLRKKLQDSATEPYRIKTIRNKGYLFAPHAWDTHA, from the coding sequence ATGAATAAAATAGTTTTCGTAGAAGATGATCCCGAGGTAGGTGAGCTGATCGCCGCCTGGCTAAGCCGTCACGGCCTTGAGGTGATTATTGAAAGCCGTGGCGATCGCGCTGAAGAGGTTATCGCCCGCGAACAGCCTGATCTGGTGATGCTGGATATTATGTTACCCGGGAAAGATGGCATGACATTGTGCCGCGATTTGCGCGCCAGCTGGCCAGGCCCGATCGTGCTGTTGACCTCGCTGGACAGCGATATGAATCATATTCTGTCGCTGGAGATGGGCGCGAATGACTATATCCTGAAAACCACGCCGCCGGCAGTGCTGCTGGCACGTCTGCGCCTGCATTTGCGTCAGGCGAGCGTGGCGCAGCATGATGAGATCGCCCCGGCGGTTAACAGCCAAAAAACGCTGCGCTTTGGCTCGCTCACCATCGATCCTCTTAATCGCCAGGTCACGCTGGGCGACGAGGTTATCGCCCTTTCCACTGCCGATTACGATCTGCTCTGGGAGCTGGCTATCCATGCCGGGCAAATCCTTAACCGCGATGCCCTGCTGAAAACCCTGCGTGGCGTTAGCTATGACGGCATGGATCGCAGTATCGATGTGGCTATTTCGCGCCTGCGGAAAAAGCTACAGGACAGCGCAACTGAACCTTATCGCATCAAAACCATTCGTAACAAAGGTTATCTGTTTGCGCCCCATGCCTGGGATACCCACGCGTAA
- a CDS encoding carboxypeptidase M32 — MTSAYQQLTQTFQRLSRFGHLSAIAGWDMQTMMPPAGSQVRGEALAELSVLQHQLLTDSRVKTLLEAAQQESLNDVEQANLLEMQRAWQQAALLPAALVEAKSLAGSRCEHAWRQQRPANDWQGFAASLKEVVRLSREEAEIRAQAAGCSRYDALLDLYEPGMTSAQLDVTFGDLIQWLPDLLARVVEKQAAEPVDTPVGPFPIEAQRQLGLQLMKLLGFDFNAGRLDVSAHPFCGGVPDDVRITTRYNENEFISAMMGVIHETGHARYEQNLPKTWRGQPVALARSTAVHESQSLFFEMQLARSAPFLQHILPQVVAQMGEQPALTPANFVRLNQRVKRGFIRVDADEVSYPLHVILRYEIERALIAGDIEVDDIPALWDEKMQRYLGLDTKGNYRDGCMQDIHWTDGAFGYFPTYTLGAMYAAQLFQALKRALPQLEAQIAAGELQPIFNWLSQNIWQHGSRFPTAQLITQASGEDLNPLHFRRHLEQRYLASA, encoded by the coding sequence GTGACATCTGCTTATCAACAACTTACCCAAACCTTTCAGCGCCTGTCGCGCTTTGGACATCTTTCCGCCATTGCCGGCTGGGATATGCAAACCATGATGCCGCCCGCCGGCAGCCAGGTGCGCGGTGAAGCGCTGGCCGAGCTGAGCGTGTTGCAGCACCAGTTGCTCACCGACAGCCGGGTTAAAACCCTGCTGGAGGCGGCGCAACAAGAATCGTTGAATGATGTGGAGCAGGCCAACCTGCTGGAGATGCAACGTGCCTGGCAGCAGGCGGCGCTGCTTCCCGCTGCGCTGGTGGAAGCTAAATCGCTGGCGGGGTCACGCTGTGAGCATGCCTGGCGGCAACAGCGGCCCGCGAATGACTGGCAGGGTTTCGCCGCCAGTCTGAAAGAGGTGGTGCGCCTGAGTCGCGAAGAGGCAGAAATTCGCGCTCAGGCGGCGGGCTGTTCACGCTATGACGCGCTGCTGGACCTTTATGAGCCGGGTATGACCAGCGCTCAGCTTGACGTAACTTTTGGCGATCTTATCCAGTGGCTGCCGGACCTGCTCGCGCGCGTAGTGGAAAAACAGGCTGCCGAGCCGGTTGATACGCCCGTCGGCCCTTTTCCGATCGAGGCGCAGCGTCAGCTGGGTTTGCAGTTGATGAAACTGCTTGGATTCGATTTTAACGCCGGTCGCCTGGACGTCAGCGCGCATCCTTTCTGCGGTGGCGTCCCGGATGATGTGCGCATCACTACGCGCTATAACGAAAACGAATTCATCAGCGCCATGATGGGCGTGATCCATGAAACCGGACACGCCCGCTATGAGCAAAATCTGCCGAAAACCTGGCGTGGTCAGCCGGTAGCGCTGGCGCGATCCACTGCGGTTCATGAGTCGCAAAGTCTGTTCTTTGAAATGCAGCTGGCGCGCAGCGCACCGTTTCTGCAGCACATACTGCCGCAGGTTGTTGCGCAGATGGGCGAACAGCCCGCTTTGACGCCCGCTAATTTTGTGCGGCTTAACCAGCGTGTGAAGCGCGGTTTTATTCGTGTTGATGCCGATGAAGTCAGCTATCCGCTACATGTTATCCTGCGTTATGAAATCGAACGCGCCCTGATTGCCGGTGATATTGAGGTGGACGACATTCCGGCGCTGTGGGATGAGAAGATGCAGCGCTATCTGGGTCTGGATACCAAAGGCAACTACCGTGATGGCTGTATGCAGGATATTCACTGGACCGACGGCGCATTCGGCTATTTCCCAACCTATACGCTGGGCGCAATGTATGCGGCGCAGCTGTTTCAGGCGCTGAAGCGCGCGCTGCCGCAGCTGGAAGCGCAGATCGCCGCCGGTGAGCTGCAGCCGATTTTTAACTGGCTTTCGCAGAATATCTGGCAGCACGGCAGCCGATTCCCTACCGCCCAGTTGATCACTCAGGCGAGCGGTGAAGATCTCAACCCGCTGCATTTCCGTCGCCATCTGGAACAGCGTTATCTGGCCTCTGCATAG
- the rstB gene encoding two-component system sensor histidine kinase RstB, which translates to MRKLFIQFYLLLFVCFLVMTMLVGLVYKFTAERAGRQSMDDLMKSSLYLMRSELREIPPRDWNKTINNLDLNLSFKLHIEPITKYQLDAGSMRRLRAGEIVALDDEYTFLQHIPRSHYVLAVGPIPYLFFLHEMRLLDIALLAFIGMSLALPVFIWMRPYWKDMLKLESAAQRFGKGHLGERIHFDNASSLLRLGVAFNQMADNINTLVASKKQLIDNIAHELRTPLVRLRYRLEMSDNLSAAESTALRRDIGQLESLIEELLTYARLDRPQVDLFLQPVNLASWLNERIADIRSVHPDYDIALDLPQRDNFGVSDTRLMERVLDNLVNNALRYAQQRLRVGLWFDGNQACLQVEDDGPGIPAEERQRVLEPFVRLDPSRDRATGGCGLGLAIVQSVALALDGHVTIDSSPLGGASVRFCWPVDLPLRDTANRLN; encoded by the coding sequence ATGAGAAAACTTTTTATTCAGTTTTATCTGCTGCTGTTTGTCTGTTTCCTGGTGATGACCATGCTGGTGGGGCTGGTCTATAAGTTTACCGCTGAGCGCGCCGGGCGGCAGTCGATGGATGACCTAATGAAAAGCTCGCTCTATTTGATGCGCAGCGAGCTACGGGAAATTCCGCCGCGCGACTGGAACAAAACCATTAACAATCTCGACCTTAATCTCTCCTTTAAGCTGCATATCGAGCCGATCACCAAATATCAGCTTGATGCTGGCAGCATGCGCCGCCTGCGCGCTGGAGAAATTGTCGCGCTGGATGACGAGTACACTTTTTTACAGCATATTCCCCGCAGCCACTATGTGCTGGCGGTCGGGCCTATCCCCTATCTGTTCTTTCTGCATGAGATGCGGCTGCTGGATATTGCGCTACTGGCCTTTATCGGTATGTCGCTGGCGCTGCCGGTGTTTATCTGGATGCGTCCCTACTGGAAAGATATGCTGAAGCTGGAGTCGGCGGCGCAGCGCTTCGGTAAGGGCCATCTTGGTGAACGTATCCATTTTGATAACGCCTCGAGCCTGCTACGCCTGGGGGTGGCTTTTAACCAGATGGCGGACAATATCAATACGCTGGTGGCCAGTAAAAAACAGCTGATTGATAACATTGCCCACGAGCTGCGCACGCCGCTGGTGCGGCTGCGCTACCGACTGGAGATGAGTGATAACCTTAGCGCGGCAGAATCCACCGCGCTTAGGCGTGACATTGGACAGCTGGAGTCCCTGATCGAAGAGCTATTAACCTACGCGCGCCTCGATCGTCCACAGGTAGATCTGTTTCTTCAGCCGGTCAATCTTGCCAGCTGGCTCAACGAGCGTATTGCTGACATTCGTTCTGTTCACCCTGACTATGACATCGCCCTGGATCTGCCGCAGCGCGACAATTTTGGCGTCTCCGATACGCGACTCATGGAGCGCGTACTGGATAACCTGGTCAATAATGCGCTGCGCTATGCGCAGCAGCGATTGCGGGTTGGCCTGTGGTTCGACGGCAATCAGGCCTGTTTGCAGGTGGAAGACGATGGCCCGGGGATCCCGGCAGAGGAGCGGCAGCGCGTTCTTGAGCCGTTTGTCCGGCTCGATCCCAGCCGTGACCGGGCCACTGGCGGTTGCGGTCTGGGTTTAGCGATTGTGCAGTCCGTGGCGCTGGCGCTTGACGGTCACGTTACCATCGACAGCAGCCCGCTGGGCGGTGCCAGCGTTCGCTTTTGCTGGCCGGTTGATTTACCCTTGCGAGATACGGCGAACCGCCTTAACTGA
- the ydgH gene encoding DUF1471 family protein YdgH, producing MKLKNTLLLTALLSSMALTAQAAQELSPEKAAALKPFERINISGRFNSIGDASEAVSRRADSKGAAAFYIQGINDATGNSGNWRVTADLYHADAPAADKTPGYRYFSGVKELPKAEAYTLEPFDTVSVSGFYHSQPEVNEAIGKAAKEKGAASFFIVRQIDANSGGNQYVTAYVYKADAPKRQVQSPNAIPRNSEAGKAALAAGGAAAKQVELPGVASSETPSNKVGRFFETQSSSGERYTVRLPNGTEIQEVNAITAAQMQPFDTVTFTGHFGTPTEISEAVAKRAAEKGAKFYHVTRQWQNQSGGNLTVTADLFK from the coding sequence ATGAAGCTGAAGAACACTCTTCTGTTGACTGCTCTGCTGTCATCAATGGCGCTGACCGCCCAGGCGGCGCAGGAGCTTTCACCAGAAAAAGCGGCCGCGTTGAAACCATTCGAACGTATTAATATTAGCGGTCGTTTTAATTCTATTGGTGATGCCAGCGAGGCGGTTTCCCGTCGTGCGGATAGCAAGGGCGCAGCAGCCTTTTATATTCAGGGAATCAATGACGCAACAGGCAACAGCGGCAACTGGCGCGTTACGGCCGATCTCTATCACGCCGATGCCCCTGCCGCAGACAAAACGCCAGGCTATCGCTACTTTAGCGGCGTAAAAGAGCTGCCTAAAGCGGAAGCCTATACGCTGGAGCCTTTCGATACCGTTTCCGTCAGCGGCTTTTACCATAGCCAGCCGGAAGTGAATGAAGCGATTGGCAAAGCCGCTAAAGAAAAAGGCGCTGCCTCTTTCTTTATTGTACGTCAGATTGACGCCAACAGCGGCGGCAACCAGTATGTCACCGCGTATGTCTATAAAGCCGATGCGCCAAAACGTCAGGTGCAAAGCCCGAATGCTATCCCACGTAACTCGGAAGCGGGTAAAGCGGCGCTGGCCGCTGGCGGCGCTGCTGCGAAACAGGTAGAGCTGCCCGGCGTAGCCTCGTCAGAAACGCCAAGCAATAAAGTGGGTCGTTTCTTCGAAACCCAGAGCTCTTCCGGTGAGCGTTATACCGTGCGCCTGCCGAACGGCACAGAGATTCAGGAAGTGAACGCGATTACCGCTGCGCAGATGCAGCCGTTTGATACCGTTACCTTTACTGGCCACTTCGGTACGCCGACGGAGATCTCTGAAGCGGTCGCCAAGCGTGCTGCGGAGAAAGGCGCTAAGTTCTACCACGTGACGCGTCAGTGGCAGAACCAGAGCGGCGGCAACCTGACCGTTACTGCCGATCTGTTTAAATAA
- a CDS encoding trypsin-like serine peptidase yields the protein MRITAVLVVGLLCFSSFSHADDESDDAPGPEELKTLFFDHDDRQPITHPASVPWEAIGQLETASGNLCSATLISTHLALTAGHCLVTPPGKLDKPVALRFIASDNGWRYEIHDIEGRVDPGLGKKLKADGDGWIVPAAAAPYDYGLIVLRNPPSGITPVPLFSGSRSDLTAALKTTGRKVTQAGYPEDHLDALWSHSDCLITGWAQRSVLSHQCDTLPGDSGSPLLLQTAEGWRLIAVQSSAPAAADRYRADNRAIAVTAFHDELEALAAE from the coding sequence ATGCGCATAACGGCTGTGTTAGTAGTGGGTTTACTCTGTTTTTCCAGCTTTTCTCATGCGGATGATGAGAGCGATGATGCCCCAGGTCCTGAAGAGCTCAAGACACTGTTCTTTGATCATGACGATCGTCAGCCCATTACGCATCCCGCCAGCGTGCCCTGGGAAGCGATTGGGCAACTGGAAACCGCCAGCGGTAACCTCTGCAGCGCAACGCTTATTTCAACACATCTGGCGCTGACCGCCGGGCATTGTCTGGTTACACCACCAGGCAAGCTTGATAAGCCGGTTGCGCTGCGCTTTATTGCCAGCGATAACGGCTGGCGCTATGAGATTCATGATATTGAAGGACGCGTGGATCCAGGCCTGGGGAAAAAACTCAAGGCGGATGGCGATGGCTGGATTGTGCCGGCGGCAGCCGCTCCGTATGACTACGGTCTGATTGTACTGCGCAACCCACCTTCCGGTATCACGCCAGTGCCACTGTTTAGCGGCTCGCGCAGCGATCTGACCGCCGCGTTAAAAACCACTGGCCGTAAAGTCACTCAGGCGGGTTACCCGGAAGATCATCTTGATGCGCTCTGGTCACACAGCGACTGTTTGATTACTGGCTGGGCGCAGCGTTCGGTACTGTCACATCAGTGCGATACCCTGCCTGGCGACAGCGGATCGCCTTTACTGCTGCAAACTGCCGAAGGCTGGCGGCTTATTGCAGTACAAAGCTCGGCACCGGCGGCGGCAGATCGCTACCGCGCCGATAACCGGGCGATAGCCGTGACCGCGTTTCATGACGAGCTGGAAGCGCTGGCCGCTGAATAA